Within Cyprinus carpio isolate SPL01 chromosome A11, ASM1834038v1, whole genome shotgun sequence, the genomic segment AACATCCAAATAGTTCTTGCATGAACTGCAAAGactaaatgagaaaaagagaTTTGAggcacttaaaatacatttttaagttccTAGAGCACTCAAAAGAATTTCCGAAGCACCTTTAGTTTTTAGAGTATAGCCTCTTGTTCTTTTCATCTTTTCAGCGAACTATGGTCAGTTATTTCCAAGTTAATggtcatttttatgtattttatcatttgtgaccttacttttttgtgtgctcattcattttatatgttcatttccactgatgttatttatttggtGCTCATAACACTGAGCATTTCTGCCCGTTAATGAAGGAAAAGTGTAAAGTTTTCTGTGAATTCGCCTAAAACACTTAACGTTTTTCAAAAcccatatttttctgaaaaacaaaattacattattaatcttttaattatcTTACCAAAGTTTTATAAACtactcataaaacaaaaataactcaaaagaAACCATCATATATTATCTTTTGTAACACTGATCTTAAAGTAGTCTATATTTTGAAACCTTTTCTAATATGAGATCACAAAACAagaagctaataaaaataaacattctaaagCTTTTCAAATGTAACTTCCCTAATATTATAGCCTatagcacttttttattatttttctttttttaaataatattttttttgttgttgttgacaacATTTTACTGTACGACATTGCCTTATATCTCTTCTTTGAGAGCTGACAgaaaccagacacacacacacacatgaagcaaCATGACTGTAAATGTGTGAATACAGGAAGAGCTCTGACATCACTGTAGTTCAGTGAGAGAGACTCAGAGAAAGAGGAAACTAACTTGatcaacaacaaaatgaacaccTGAAACCATCGAACTCtttaaaacaacagaatattGAGTCGTTCAGAGACCCTTGTGAACACATCTGATACTCACAGGTAAGTGATAGAAATATAAGAGAGATTGTGCTGAAACAGGTTTCTGATGGCAGTGGTCTGGTTTAGTAGGGTTTATGTCAGACTGGAATGAGTTGAACACAAGCAGGTTTAAGCGTGTCAAATACTCAGATACTTTAGTTGTTTACTGCACTGAAATGATATCAGAATTGTGTTAACAGTATGTCATTAGATTGAACAAAGTTtggtgtttctgtcattttgtcacCCGACATAAAGACAAACAGATAAAACAGGAAGTAAATGACCTGCAGACAAACTGAACACAATCCTGCTTCACTGCAGCtgaaaatcacttttacattACACAATAACTTAtgatcatataatatattttgtgaaaagtttaATCTAATTTTTGATAAGGagatatatatgttttttggAGAATATAAAGCTTGTACTTTGTACTTTCTTTAATCAGCAGGTCATAGTTCAGATTGCTCAGTAAGTTTACGAGTCTCTCACTTTGTTTCAAACTAATGATTGTGTTTCCATCACTATCAGTTCTCACATTTTAACCAGTTAAACtatcatttttctttaaaaggtTTAAAGAGGGAATGAACAATGGCAGAATCTTCACTAACAGCAAAAAAAACCAGGAGACAGAGTATTGAACATGATCCTCCATGTAAGTCAATAACTAAGAAAAACACTTTGacttttcttttataatattgaATATGTACAGTTCAGGAATGTAAAGCAGATCAAATAATTTCAGCTTAACCAGAATAAGCtttgtacatatatttatttatttatttaggtgagTGGTTATGTAATGAGCTTCACATTTAGGTTCTGATCAGCTTGTCTGGgttcattttacaataatacCAGCTGACTGTACATGATCTCTTTATATTTGAGTTTCTTCAGCACTCTTTGTCTCTAAACACTCTTTACATTCAACCAGCTTCATGAGGTGCATCATGGGATTCTTCATAAACAGTATTGAAGGAGTTCACACTAATCCTAAATAATGTCTCTTTCCAGTAATGTCATCCTCCATGAGTTCACTGTCTGAGGAGATTCAGTGCTCTGTATGTCTGGATGTGTTCACTGATCCAGTCACGACTCCATGTGGACACAACTTCTGCAAGATCTGTCTGAATAAGTGCTGGGACAACAGCCAGACCTGCAGCTGTCCATACTGTAAAGAAACATTCAAGCAAAGACCTGATCTCAAGATTAATACCACACTCCGAGAGCTCGTAGATCACTATAGAAGAAAAGTCCTGAGAAAAAGCCGAAGTTCTGTGTGACTTCTGTGAGGAAAGAAAGCTGAAAGCGCTGAAGTCGTGTCTGGTGTGTCAGAGCTCTTACTGTGAAACTCACCTGGAGCCTCATTTGAGAGTGACACGCTTGAAAAACACAAACTGATGGATCCTGTGAGTAATCTGGAGGACTATATATGTCAGAAACATGAGAGACCTCTGGATCTGTTCTGTAGAGATGATCAGacatgtgtgtgttcattctgcACTGAGACAGACCACAAAAACCACAACACTGTTCCTATAGAAGAGGAGAGTCAAGAGAAGAAGGTAGaagttattattcttttaaaggaCTGATATCATGAGgaatcagattttatttcatgttgtgaaataaaagttcattatgaAAACATATTGTGAGTTTAATCTGTGTTATGATAAACGTGTCTGTGTTGTTCTCTCTATAGACTGAACTGATGAAGACACAGAAAGACGTGCAGCTGATGATCCAGAACAGAATCAAGAAGATTCAAGACATCAAACACTCAGCAGAAGTCAGAAAAGTGAGTTTAAAATAAtaggataaaataaatgtaaatatttattactgCAACAAACTTCAATGTTTAGAGACACTGACAAGACATAACAAtaacaaagtaaacaaacaatcaaacgaATGAGTGACAGCCCTTCACAGATGACTATCACACTAAAATATACAGCAACAgccaataaaacaacaactaaaatgtCCAGGGCTTGTTCTGCTCTCGTCCAGGGTGCAGGGTGACATTTAATACTTCATTTGAGGGATTCTGAAAACACATGTAGCCTATGTATGTGAACAAAAAGTGTATGAGTAATAGTTACACATTCTTCTGTTAGCAAACACTGCTGATAATTTGTTGCCTGTCCTGGTTGaccagagaaacacagagaaggaGAAAGCAGTCCGTGTCGAGCTCTTCACTGatctcatccgctccattgagagacatcagactgaactgctggagatgatggaggagcagcagaaagcagcagagaAACAGGAGCAAGAGCTGATTGaagagctggagcaggagatcactgAGCTAAAGATGAAAaacactgagctggagcagctctcaCACACTGAAGATCACCTCCACCTCCTACAGGTCAGTCAACATGATCTCTCTGATCAATGATGATgcaggatttctgaaggattctgAAGGATTTCTCCTCTCTCCTGCTGTAGATTCACTCATCCCTGTGCAGCTCTAGAAACACCAGGAACTGGTCTGAGATCAGTATGAAGACTCATGAGAGTCTGGAGACTCTGAGGAGAGCTCTGACTCAACTGAAGGACACTATAGATGAGAAACTCACACTAACTGGTACATCAATACACACCCTGATCAGAGAGAAACATGATAGTGTACTCTATCCTTTAAATATAAGCTTCAGATCTGATGATGTTTTCTTGTGATGTGTCTCTACAGAGCTGAAGTGGATGCAGCAGTATGCAGGTACAGTGTGCTGTCTGCACTACACTAGTTTACATTCATACACTCACTGCTTCATTACTGCACTACAATCTGATTAAACACtggattaaatatgaaaaacatcaGCATCACAGAATATCTGTATTCTCTGTTTTCTCAGTGGATGTGACTCTAGATCCTGATACAGCTCATCCTAAACTCATTCTGTCTGATGATGGAAAACAAGTGAGACATGGAGACATTAGACAGAAACTCCCAGACACACTAGATACTGTGTCTGATGTGTCTATGTCTTGGGAAAGAAGGGATTCTCCTCAGGgagattttattttgaggtgcagGTGAAGGGAAAGACTGACTGGACTTTAGGAGTGGCCAGAGAATCCATTAACAGGAAGGGTCGCTGTCTCTGAGAATTAAGACCCAGTGATGGATACTGGATTGTGATTCTGAGGAATGGAGATGAATATAAAGCCTGTGATGAtacttctgtctctctgtctctgagagtGAAGCCGCAGCGGGtcggtgtgtttgtggattatgaggaGGGTCTGGTCTCCTTTTATGATGTGGAGTCCAGCTCTCATATCTACTCTTTCACTGCTCAGTCTTTCACTGAAAAACTCTATCCATTATTTGGCCCTTCCTTAAACTATGGAGTTAAAAACTCAAGcccactgatcatcacacctgtcagttataataaatgaatttactCAATTATCAAATGCaagattaaaataatgaattttataattaaaaatctgaaaacattATGTGCTcctattttttgtcatttgcttttcagtttttaaaatctaaatgatcTTATCACATATTTTTGATGTAAATATAATGCTTGTtcagtaaatgattttttattcataaatattcctGACATTTTTCTACCTGAAAAAGTGAAATtggcaaaaaaactaaactatgATAATGTGTGTAGAACTGAGATGTGCTGTGATCTTTCTGTTATAAGGAGTGAGACAGCAgcacacaatacacaataaatatcacataacaTCACAAACGAAGGtcataaaacttttatttcacattattatacacaatattttcatattattctaTAGCTTTTGTTCACCACatgtacatttgaaaataattaggACATATCCTTTACCAatgttagaattatttttaatatgccaataaaaCGTACGACAGACTTTGTCCAGGTCtttatcatttcattaaaattatgcaaaacgACAAATGATTACTTTCACGTCAAATGTTTACCACGTATTTTACGCGactttgggcttctttttttgttacagtagcattaaaaaaattatcggTCGTggtttttgggtttattttaaaaaatatagttgctTGTTAGGAAAACCTGAGAATCAACTTCGTTTCTTTACATTCATGGTCGCTGTTTTTCCCGATACATTGTTGTACCGGTAGGCTATATACTGAAGGGCATCATCAGTTGTGAGTGTCGTGTTGATCTCTCTTGTGTCCACTTGGGGTCAGTATACATCAGTTTCATTTCTCCGTTCATGAtcttgatttcaaaataaaagtcccagaCGAGCGTgctaatttcaaaataaatgtcacaGGACAGACGAAAACTTACTGTtcctccaaaaataaaattataaacctATGtgctgtgatttatttctgtcaaacacaaaagtTATGTGAAATTCTTGCACTTCCCAACTGCAATCCATTATGCAGCGCTCTGTTTTTCAGGATgacaaaaaggtttaaaaatctAACAcgatatatgtaaatattaatgcataGACAACAGTCTTTGTGAAAgctcaataatttattttttaacctgatAAACGACAGTGATGTAATACTTCAGTAAATTAGAAATTCATGTAAAACATAGCAACATTTTTGTGGAATAAGGCctattaaatattacatagaaCAATAGCTTACTGGAGGATGAAAGCATCTGTCAACAAATAAAACTGtgccataacaaaaaaaaaaaaaaaaaaaaaaaaacctttaaaataaaaaattcaccacTGAAGGTAGTAAACGAACCTgagtcatttcaaaataaaagttcatgaaACTATTCTATCGTGATTCCATGACAGAAAATAATCTGACAAATAAAgtctctaagaaaaaaaaaaaaacaacaaaaaaaaaagactcttgagAGGTGTTTACTTTATGTAGGTATTAATTGGTTTAAAGGTTACAATGATACAGGGATTGAAAATCAAAGGGTgcattttaagaaattttaacatTCCCAAGTCTATGCTGTTCTTTGTACTTGTTCAGGTTATTGAATATTAATTGTCTTAGACTAAATCATAACTCAAAAATGACTTCATATTATGagaattataatgtaaaaataacatactTTTTTAGATTTTACCCAACAATATCAGTTGTTAGTTatagaaatacacaaacatgaataattagaaaaaaaacatttagaattaattgccatgtaaaatgtaaaatgtatactgcatacagtatatttagcatattttcatgcagAATGTTCTGCAAACTGGTATTTACAGCCATGCATTTTTTCCTCACTGAAGTTTGGAAGTATTATCTGACGTTTATTTTAGATGGCCTGTATTCCTCATATTGTTGAAGCCACCTCAACACCATTTCATTTCTACTTTGAATAAGAGTTTCACCTGTAGAGTTAATGAATATGACAATGTAAGAGGCAAAGAATGTGATTTGGACATGAAATAAACTGGCATACAatgttaaactaaaaatgaagaaaatgtttccATTAAGCAACttaaatgatgtaaaattaaataactcaCCGCGAGATGCTTCAGGATTCTGAATGTTCAACATCCCATTCGTTAGAATTGCTTCCCATCTGCTTACTTCTCTCCTTATCTTCTCTATGAGTTTCTCATCAGCTTTCACTGAAAGAGGAAGATGACACAGAATGAGTACAATAATTTACTGAACATTTACAGATAATATAGCTGTTAAAGATAGATAGAATTGACCATTTACATTGTATGGGGCCCTCCATGCTCCATCGATCACTTTCGTCATCTCTACATCTAGTGACATCCACCCCTAATTCCTCCAGCttcctttttatttctttatgccTGTTTTTCATCTCCTGGAACATTAACGTCAGTAATTGTTCAGTGTTCAGACTTAATTCCTCGTCTTGTTGTGTGTC encodes:
- the LOC122146656 gene encoding uncharacterized protein LOC122146656 isoform X2; translated protein: MATLGDDVWRHTIVLFTWGDRFPDISIEQHIESEGEALQWLVEKCRNRYHVFDNTDKKNRDQVTELLQKIDEMVAENSLFCFNTQCAAEVNRYETDTQQDEELSLNTEQLLTLMFQEMKNRHKEIKRKLEELGVDVTRCRDDESDRWSMEGPIQLKADEKLIEKIRREVSRWEAILTNGMLNIQNPEASRGETLIQSRNEMVLRWLQQYEEYRPSKINVR
- the LOC122146656 gene encoding uncharacterized protein LOC122146656 isoform X1 — its product is MATLGDDVWRHTIVLFTWGDRFPDISIEQHIESEGEALQWLVEKCRNRYHVFDNTDKKNRDQVTELLQKIDEMVAENSLFCFNTQCAAEVNRYETDTQQDEELSLNTEQLLTLMFQEMKNRHKEIKRKLEELGVDVTRCRDDESDRWSMEGPIQLKADEKLIEKIRREVSRWEAILTNGMLNIQNPEASRGELFNFTSFKLLNGNIFFIFSLTLYASLFHVQITFFASYIVIFINSTGETLIQSRNEMVLRWLQQYEEYRPSKINVR